In the genome of Triticum urartu cultivar G1812 chromosome 5, Tu2.1, whole genome shotgun sequence, one region contains:
- the LOC125509131 gene encoding 3-ketoacyl-CoA synthase 17-like — MSSSMAAAVSSFRALPLHTLVPLVASALAFVVTVFRRLLRRQRPVYLLNYSCHLPDADRQCNLEVCEYFGLRSKRYTDETADFMRLIFRKSGLGQETFAPPFIFSGKFEKTLAFAIQEAEEGLFTVVSQLLAKSDVSPRDVSVLIVACSMFSPQPSLASMIVRRFKMRDDVKVYSFAGMGCSAGTVGIDMAARQLRVQRRPGYALVVVTENTSLNWYFGNNKHMLVTNCIFRVGSAAALVTDVPARRADAKYELMRTLRTHHGADDAAYNAAVQMEDEDGGVGVALTKDLVRVAGAGLRSHIATLAPYVLPVSELLRYVYRVAWAYSGGNPKAAAALVPDFQRAFEHMCIHSGGKAVIDTVAKLLGFAPAVVEPARATLHRFGNTSSSLVFYELAYFEAKRRVRAGDRLWMLAFGTGFKACSVVWRALRDSGPDADNPWNGCAHRYPAALPVPTPRRQNYQPQPTEQQQQQQEEQKKQ, encoded by the exons ATGTCGTCGTCCATGGCCGCGGCCGTGTCGTCGTTCCGCGCCCTCCCACTCCACACACTCGTGCCACTCGTGGCCTCGGCGCTCGCCTTCGTCGTCACCGTCTTCCGGCGCCTTCTTCGGCGGCAGCGGCCGGTGTACCTGCTCAACTACAGTTGCCACCTTCCGGACGCGGACCGGCAGTGCAACCTGGAGGTGTGCGAGTACTTCGGCCTCCGCTCCAAGCGCTACACCGACGAGACCGCCGACTTCATGCGGCTCATCTTCCGCAAGTCCGGCCTCGGGCAGGAGACCTTCGCGCCGCCCTTCATCTTCTCCGGCAAGTTCGAGAAGACGCTGGCCTTCGCCATCCAGGAGGCCGAGGAGGGCCTCTTCACCGTGGTGTCCCAGCTGCTGGCCAAGTCCGACGTCTCCCCGCGCGACGTCAGCGTCCTCATCGTCGCCTGCTCCATGTTCTCCCCGCAGCCGTCGCTGGCGTCCATGATCGTGCGCCGCTTCAAGATGAGGGACGACGTCAAGGTGTACAGCTTCGCCGGGATGGGGTGCAGCGCCGGCACGGTGGGCATCGACATGGCGGCGCGCCAGCTGCGCGTGCAACGCCGCCCGGGGTACGCGCTGGTGGTGGTGACGGAGAACACCAGCCTCAACTGGTACTTCGGCAACAACAAGCACATGCTGGTGACCAACTGCATCTTCCGCGTCGGCAGCGCGGCGGCGCTCGTCACCGACGTGCCCGCGCGCCGGGCCGACGCCAAGTACGAGCTGATGCGCACGCTGCGGACGCACCACGGCGCCGACGACGCGGCGTACAACGCCGCCGTGCAGATGGAGGACGAGGACGGCGGCGTGGGCGTGGCGCTCACCAAGGACCTCGTGCGCGTCGCCGGCGCCGGCCTCCGCAGCCACATCGCCACACTCGCGCCCTACGTGCTCCCTGTCTCGGAGCTGCTCAG GTACGTGTACCGGGTGGCGTGGGCGTACAGCGGCGGGAACcccaaggcggcggcggcgctggtgcCGGACTTCCAGCGCGCGTTCGAGCACATGTGCATCCACTCCGGCGGCAAGGCGGTGATCGACACGGTGGCGAAGCTGCTGGGGTTCGCGCCGGCGGTGGTGGAGCCCGCGCGCGCCACGCTGCACCGCTTCGGCAACACCTCCAGCAGCCTCGTCTTCTACGAGCTGGCCTACTTCGAGGCCAAGCGCCGCGTCCGCGCCGGCGACCGCCTCTGGATGCTCGCCTTCGGCACCGGCTTCAAGGCTTGCAGCGTCGTCTGGCGCGCGCTCCGCGACTCCGGCCCCGACGCCGAcaacccctggaacggctgcgcGCACCGCTACCCCGCGGCGTTGCCGGTGCCCACCCCGCGCAGGCAGAACTACCAGCCCCAGCCcaccgagcagcagcagcagcagcaagagGAGCAGAAGAAGCAGTGA